Proteins encoded in a region of the Burkholderia ubonensis subsp. mesacidophila genome:
- the sodB gene encoding superoxide dismutase [Fe]: MAHTLPPLPYAEDALAPTISQETIQYHYGKHHQAYVTNLNNLIPGTEFENLSLEEIVKKSSGGIFNNAAQIWNHTFFWNSLSPNGGGAPTGALGDAINAKWGSYDAFKEAFTKAAVGTFGSGWAWLVKKADGSLDIVSTSNAATPLTTADKALLTIDVWEHAYYIDYRNARPKFVEAFWNIVNWDFAAKNFA, from the coding sequence ATGGCTCATACGCTCCCGCCGCTCCCGTACGCTGAAGACGCGCTCGCGCCGACCATCTCGCAAGAGACGATTCAGTACCACTACGGCAAGCATCACCAGGCTTATGTGACGAACCTGAACAACCTGATCCCCGGCACGGAATTCGAAAACCTGTCGCTGGAAGAGATCGTGAAGAAGTCGTCGGGCGGCATCTTCAACAACGCCGCGCAAATCTGGAACCACACGTTCTTCTGGAACAGCCTGTCGCCGAACGGCGGCGGCGCACCGACGGGCGCGCTGGGCGACGCGATCAATGCGAAGTGGGGTTCGTACGACGCGTTCAAGGAAGCCTTCACGAAGGCGGCAGTCGGCACGTTCGGCTCGGGCTGGGCATGGCTCGTGAAGAAGGCGGACGGTTCGCTCGACATCGTGTCGACGAGCAACGCGGCAACGCCGCTGACGACGGCCGACAAGGCGCTGCTGACGATCGACGTGTGGGAGCACGCGTACTACATCGACTACCGCAACGCGCGTCCGAAGTTCGTCGAAGCGTTCTGGAACATCGTGAACTGGGACTTCGCAGCGAAGAACTTCGCGTAA
- the xseA gene encoding exodeoxyribonuclease VII large subunit — MQSDSSFTAPGATRGGDEVIPVSALNRAISTMLERSFPLLWVAGEVSNFTRAASGHWYFSIKDQQAQMRCVMFRGRAQYAEFTPREGDRIEVRAVVTMYEPRGEVQLNVEAVRRTGQGRLYEAFLRLKAQLEAEGLFAPERKRPLPAHPRAIGIVTSLQAAALRDVLTTLARRAPHVPVIVYPAPVQGAGSAEKLVAAVETANARREVDVLLVCRGGGSIEDLWSFNDEALARAIAASALPVVSGVGHETDFTIADFAADVRAPTPTGAAELASPQRALLLREVSDRQGALARGMRRTLEQRAQQLDWLARRLVSPAERLQRQRTHVEQLAVRLASAAARPVRDARARFALAQLRWQRARPDVTQARYVLAGLEQRLSVALQRRHERDTARVAACAARLEVLSPQRTLERGYAALIDAQTGRAVRAPSALKPQRRLTVHLAEGSADVSLADVQPRLSDTF; from the coding sequence ATGCAATCCGACTCCTCATTTACCGCGCCGGGCGCGACGCGCGGCGGCGACGAAGTGATTCCCGTCTCGGCCCTCAACCGCGCGATCTCGACGATGCTCGAGCGCTCGTTTCCGCTGCTGTGGGTCGCGGGCGAAGTGTCGAACTTCACGCGCGCCGCGAGCGGCCACTGGTATTTCTCGATCAAGGACCAGCAGGCGCAGATGCGCTGCGTGATGTTCCGCGGCCGTGCGCAATACGCGGAGTTCACGCCGCGCGAAGGCGACCGGATCGAGGTGCGCGCGGTCGTCACGATGTACGAGCCGCGCGGCGAGGTGCAGCTCAACGTCGAGGCCGTGCGGCGCACCGGGCAGGGGCGTCTGTACGAGGCGTTCCTGCGGCTCAAGGCGCAGCTCGAGGCGGAAGGCCTGTTCGCGCCCGAGCGCAAGCGGCCGCTGCCCGCGCATCCGCGCGCGATCGGCATCGTCACGTCGCTGCAGGCTGCCGCGCTGCGCGACGTGCTGACCACGCTCGCGCGCCGCGCGCCGCACGTGCCGGTGATCGTCTATCCGGCGCCCGTGCAGGGCGCGGGTTCGGCCGAGAAACTCGTCGCGGCGGTCGAGACCGCGAACGCGCGGCGCGAGGTCGACGTGCTGCTCGTGTGCCGCGGCGGCGGCTCGATCGAGGATCTGTGGTCGTTCAACGACGAGGCGCTTGCGCGCGCGATCGCGGCGAGCGCGCTGCCCGTCGTCAGCGGCGTCGGGCACGAAACCGATTTCACGATCGCCGATTTCGCCGCCGACGTGCGTGCGCCGACGCCGACCGGCGCGGCCGAACTGGCGAGCCCGCAGCGCGCGCTGCTGCTGCGCGAGGTGAGCGACCGGCAAGGCGCGCTCGCGCGCGGGATGCGCCGCACGCTCGAACAGCGTGCGCAGCAGCTCGACTGGCTCGCGCGCCGGCTTGTCAGCCCGGCCGAACGGCTGCAGCGGCAGCGCACGCATGTCGAGCAGCTCGCGGTGCGCCTCGCGTCCGCGGCGGCGCGGCCGGTGCGCGACGCGCGCGCCCGCTTCGCGCTCGCGCAATTGCGCTGGCAGCGCGCGCGGCCCGACGTGACGCAGGCGCGTTATGTGCTCGCGGGGCTGGAGCAACGTCTTTCGGTCGCGCTGCAGCGCCGTCACGAACGCGACACGGCGCGCGTGGCAGCCTGTGCGGCGCGGCTCGAGGTGCTGAGCCCGCAGCGCACGCTCGAGCGCGGCTATGCGGCGCTCATCGATGCGCAGACGGGCCGCGCGGTGCGCGCGCCGAGCGCGCTGAAGCCGCAGCGGCGGCTGACCGTGCATCTCGCCGAAGGCTCGGCGGACGTGTCGCTCGCCGACGTGCAGCCGCGGCTGTCGGATACGTTCTGA
- the lpxK gene encoding tetraacyldisaccharide 4'-kinase codes for MSTPGGPLARLETRLTREWQRRGALAWALTPFACVFGLCAALRRAAYAQGWKKPVDVGVPVVVVGNVTVGGTGKTPTVIALVDALRAAGFTPGVVSRGYGANVRTPTPVTPGSRASEAGDEPLLIARRTDAPVWVCPNRVAAAQALRAAHPDVDVIVSDDGLQHYRLARTVELVVFDHRLGGNGFLLPAGPLREPLSRRRDATLVNDPYSGALPPWPDTYALALAPGAAWHLDQPALRRPLSQFAGERVLAAAGIGAPERFFATLRAAGLAPATRALPDHYAFAHNPFDDDQVDTILITEKDAVKLGASWRDARIWVVPVEAALDPRLIALVVEKLRGRSPA; via the coding sequence ATGAGCACGCCCGGCGGCCCGCTCGCCCGGCTCGAGACGCGCCTCACGCGCGAATGGCAGCGCCGCGGCGCGCTCGCGTGGGCGCTCACGCCGTTCGCCTGCGTGTTCGGGTTGTGCGCGGCGCTGCGCCGCGCAGCCTATGCGCAAGGCTGGAAGAAGCCGGTCGACGTCGGCGTGCCGGTCGTCGTGGTCGGCAACGTGACCGTCGGCGGCACCGGCAAGACGCCGACCGTGATCGCGCTCGTCGATGCGCTGCGCGCCGCGGGCTTCACGCCCGGCGTCGTGTCGCGCGGCTACGGCGCGAACGTGCGCACGCCGACCCCCGTGACGCCCGGCTCGCGCGCGAGCGAGGCCGGCGACGAGCCGCTGCTGATCGCCCGCCGCACCGATGCGCCCGTCTGGGTCTGCCCGAATCGCGTCGCGGCCGCACAGGCGCTGCGCGCCGCGCACCCGGACGTCGACGTGATCGTTAGCGACGACGGCCTGCAGCACTACCGCCTCGCGCGCACGGTCGAGCTCGTCGTGTTCGACCACCGGCTCGGCGGCAACGGCTTCCTGCTGCCGGCCGGACCGCTGCGCGAGCCGCTGTCGCGGCGCCGCGACGCGACCCTCGTCAACGATCCGTACAGCGGCGCGCTGCCGCCGTGGCCCGACACTTATGCGCTCGCGCTCGCGCCCGGCGCCGCGTGGCATCTCGACCAGCCGGCGCTGCGCCGCCCGCTGTCGCAGTTTGCCGGCGAGCGCGTGCTCGCGGCGGCCGGCATCGGCGCGCCCGAACGCTTCTTCGCGACGCTGCGCGCGGCCGGCCTCGCGCCGGCGACCCGCGCGCTGCCCGACCACTACGCGTTCGCGCACAATCCGTTCGACGACGATCAGGTCGACACGATCCTGATCACCGAGAAGGATGCAGTAAAATTGGGCGCTTCCTGGCGCGACGCTCGAATCTGGGTTGTCCCCGTCGAAGCCGCGCTCGATCCTCGCCTCATTGCCCTCGTTGTGGAGAAACTCCGTGGACGCTCGCCTGCTTGA
- a CDS encoding Trm112 family protein, with translation MDARLLEILVCPICKGPLHYDRAAQELICNADKLAYPIRDGIPVMLVDEARQTVEGTPVDPAGR, from the coding sequence GTGGACGCTCGCCTGCTTGAAATCCTTGTGTGCCCTATCTGCAAAGGCCCGCTCCACTATGACCGCGCCGCGCAGGAGCTGATCTGCAACGCGGACAAGCTCGCCTATCCGATCCGCGACGGCATTCCCGTGATGCTGGTCGACGAGGCGCGCCAGACCGTCGAAGGCACGCCGGTCGACCCGGCCGGTCGTTAA
- the kdsB gene encoding 3-deoxy-manno-octulosonate cytidylyltransferase, with amino-acid sequence MTHPQPFIAVIPARLASTRLPNKPLADLGGKPMVVRVAERAREAGAQQVLVASDAQSVLDAAREHGFEAVLTRADHPSGTDRLAEVAAAFGWSDDTVVVNVQGDEPLIDPALVRDVASHLAAHPACAIATAAHPIHTAADVFNPNIVKVALDAQSVALYFSRAPIPWSRDAYQPHWPDVAAMPAPAFPVYRHIGLYAYRARFLRTYPSLAQAPIEQAEQLEQLRAMWHGERIAVMITAHAPEAGIDTPADLERVQALFRPDSK; translated from the coding sequence ATGACTCACCCGCAGCCCTTCATCGCCGTCATTCCCGCCCGGCTCGCCTCGACCCGGCTTCCGAACAAGCCGCTCGCCGACCTCGGCGGCAAGCCGATGGTCGTGCGCGTCGCCGAACGGGCGCGCGAAGCGGGCGCGCAGCAGGTGCTCGTCGCATCCGACGCGCAGAGCGTGCTCGACGCCGCGCGCGAGCACGGCTTCGAGGCGGTGCTCACGCGCGCCGACCATCCGTCCGGCACCGACCGCCTCGCCGAAGTCGCGGCCGCATTCGGATGGAGCGACGACACGGTCGTCGTCAACGTGCAGGGCGACGAGCCGCTGATCGACCCGGCGCTGGTCCGCGACGTAGCGTCGCACCTGGCCGCGCATCCGGCCTGCGCGATCGCGACCGCCGCGCACCCGATCCACACGGCGGCCGACGTGTTCAACCCGAACATCGTGAAGGTCGCGCTCGACGCGCAAAGCGTCGCGCTCTACTTCTCGCGCGCGCCGATTCCGTGGAGCCGCGACGCGTACCAGCCGCACTGGCCCGACGTCGCGGCGATGCCCGCGCCGGCGTTTCCGGTGTACCGGCACATCGGCCTCTACGCGTACCGCGCACGTTTCCTGCGCACGTATCCGTCGCTCGCGCAGGCGCCGATCGAGCAGGCCGAGCAGCTCGAACAGCTGCGCGCGATGTGGCACGGCGAGCGGATCGCCGTGATGATCACCGCGCACGCGCCCGAAGCCGGCATCGATACGCCGGCCGATCTCGAACGCGTGCAGGCCCTTTTTCGGCCGGATTCAAAATAA
- the adk gene encoding adenylate kinase — MRLILLGAPGAGKGTQANFIKEKFGIPQISTGDMLRAAVKAGTPLGIEAKRFMDEGKLVTDDLIIGLVKERLKEADCANGYLFDGFPRTIAQADAMKEAGVAIDYVLEIDVPFSEIIERMSGRRTHPASGRTYHVKFNPPKVEGIDDVTGEPLIQRDDDKEETVKKRLEVYEAQTKPLITYYGDWATRGEENGLKAPQYRKISGLGTVGEIRDRAFDALK; from the coding sequence ATGCGTTTGATCCTGTTGGGCGCGCCCGGCGCGGGAAAGGGCACCCAGGCAAACTTCATCAAGGAAAAATTCGGCATCCCGCAGATCTCGACGGGCGACATGCTGCGCGCGGCCGTGAAGGCCGGCACCCCGCTCGGCATCGAGGCGAAGCGCTTCATGGATGAAGGCAAGCTCGTGACGGACGATCTGATCATCGGCCTCGTGAAGGAGCGCCTGAAGGAAGCGGACTGCGCGAACGGCTACCTGTTCGACGGTTTCCCGCGCACGATCGCGCAGGCCGACGCGATGAAGGAAGCCGGCGTCGCGATCGACTACGTGCTGGAAATCGACGTGCCGTTCTCGGAAATCATCGAGCGCATGAGCGGCCGCCGCACGCATCCGGCGTCGGGCCGCACCTATCACGTCAAGTTCAACCCGCCGAAGGTCGAAGGTATCGACGACGTCACCGGCGAGCCGCTGATCCAGCGCGACGACGACAAGGAAGAGACGGTCAAGAAGCGTCTCGAAGTGTACGAAGCGCAGACCAAGCCGCTCATCACCTACTACGGCGACTGGGCGACGCGCGGCGAGGAGAACGGCCTGAAGGCGCCTCAGTACCGGAAGATCTCCGGTCTCGGCACCGTCGGCGAGATCCGCGACCGTGCGTTCGACGCGCTGAAGTAA
- a CDS encoding 3-hydroxyacyl-CoA dehydrogenase, whose amino-acid sequence MEIRGNVFLITGGTSGLGAGTARMLAQEGGKVVLADLNQEAGEALAQELGGVFVKCDVSREEDAQAAIDAATRAGTLRGLVNCAGIAPAAKTVGKDGAHPLDVFAKTINVNLIGTFNMIRLAAVAMSANEPNALGERGVIVSTASVAAFDGQIGQAAYAASKAGVAGMTLPIARDLSRNAIRVMTIAPGLFETPMLLGMPKEVQDALGAMVPFPPRLGKPAEYAMLVRQIVENPMLNGEVIRLDGAIRMQPK is encoded by the coding sequence ATGGAGATTCGCGGGAACGTCTTTCTGATCACGGGCGGCACATCGGGCCTCGGCGCGGGCACCGCCCGGATGCTCGCGCAGGAAGGCGGCAAGGTCGTGCTCGCCGACCTCAACCAGGAAGCGGGCGAGGCGCTCGCGCAGGAACTGGGCGGCGTGTTCGTCAAGTGCGACGTGTCGCGCGAGGAGGACGCGCAGGCGGCGATCGACGCCGCGACGCGCGCCGGCACGCTGCGCGGCCTCGTGAACTGCGCGGGCATCGCCCCCGCCGCGAAGACCGTCGGCAAGGACGGCGCGCATCCGCTCGACGTGTTCGCGAAGACGATCAACGTGAACCTCATCGGCACGTTCAACATGATCCGCCTTGCCGCCGTCGCGATGTCGGCGAACGAACCGAACGCGCTCGGCGAGCGCGGCGTGATCGTCAGCACTGCGTCGGTCGCCGCGTTCGACGGCCAGATCGGCCAGGCCGCCTATGCGGCGTCGAAGGCGGGCGTCGCCGGCATGACGCTGCCGATCGCGCGCGACCTGTCGCGCAACGCGATCCGCGTGATGACGATCGCGCCCGGCCTCTTCGAGACGCCGATGCTGCTCGGCATGCCGAAGGAGGTGCAGGATGCGCTCGGCGCGATGGTGCCGTTCCCGCCGCGGCTCGGCAAGCCGGCCGAATACGCGATGCTGGTCCGGCAGATCGTCGAGAATCCGATGCTCAACGGCGAGGTGATCCGCCTCGACGGCGCGATCCGGATGCAGCCGAAATAA
- a CDS encoding SirB1 family protein — protein MTRVLDYFSTLVAEDESLPVTEAALSLAQDAYPDLDLQGTLAELDMLAARLRRRLPHDAGLKDRVVALNAFFFSELGFACNHNDYYDPDNSHLNIVLKRRRGIPISLSVLYLELAEQIGVPARGVSFPGHFLLRVTLSDGDLIIDPTNGHSLSEAEMVEMLEPYVARAAGAVDSALRALLQPATSREIIARMLRNLKTIYLQTERWQRLLAVQQRLVILLPGQPDEVRDRGFAYARLDYLRPALEDLEHYLDERPDADDATVVESQLTELRQRMQRGDED, from the coding sequence ATGACCCGCGTCCTCGATTATTTCAGCACGCTCGTGGCGGAGGACGAAAGTCTGCCCGTCACCGAGGCGGCGCTGTCGCTCGCGCAGGACGCGTACCCGGACCTCGACCTGCAGGGCACGCTCGCCGAGCTCGACATGCTCGCGGCGCGCCTGCGCCGGCGGCTGCCCCACGACGCGGGCCTGAAGGACCGCGTCGTTGCGCTCAATGCGTTCTTCTTCAGCGAACTGGGCTTCGCGTGCAATCACAATGACTACTACGATCCTGACAACAGCCACCTGAACATCGTGCTGAAGCGGCGGCGCGGCATCCCGATCTCGTTGTCGGTGCTGTACCTCGAACTCGCGGAGCAGATCGGCGTGCCGGCGCGGGGCGTGTCGTTCCCGGGCCACTTCCTGCTGCGCGTGACGCTGTCGGACGGCGACCTGATCATCGATCCGACCAATGGCCATTCGCTGTCCGAGGCCGAGATGGTCGAGATGCTGGAGCCGTACGTCGCGCGCGCGGCCGGCGCGGTCGACAGCGCGTTGCGCGCGCTGCTGCAGCCGGCGACGAGCCGCGAGATCATCGCGCGGATGCTGCGCAACCTGAAGACGATCTATCTGCAGACGGAACGCTGGCAGCGGCTGCTCGCGGTGCAACAGCGGCTCGTGATCCTGTTGCCGGGGCAGCCCGACGAAGTGCGCGACCGCGGCTTCGCGTATGCGCGTCTCGACTACCTGCGGCCGGCGCTCGAGGATCTCGAGCATTATCTCGACGAGCGGCCGGACGCCGACGACGCGACCGTCGTCGAGTCGCAACTGACCGAATTGCGGCAACGGATGCAGCGCGGCGACGAAGACTGA
- the murJ gene encoding murein biosynthesis integral membrane protein MurJ, with amino-acid sequence MNLFRALLTVSGFTLLSRVTGLARETLIARAFGASQYTDAFYVAFRIPNLLRRLSAEGAFSQAFVPILAEFKNQQGHDATKALVDAMSTVLAWALAVLSVVGIVGASWVVFAVASGLRTDGQAFPLAVTMTRIMFPYIVFISLTTLASGVLNTYKSFSLPAFAPVLLNVAFIVAAVFVAPHLKVPVYALAWAVIAGGVLQFLVQLPGLKKIDMVPLIGLNPLRALRHRGVKRVLAKMVPATFAVSVAQLSLIINTNIASRLGQGAVSWINYADRLMEFPTALLGVALGTILLPSLSKAHVDADATEYSALLDWGLRVTFLLAAPSALALFFFAAPLTATLFNYGKFDAFTVTMVARALATYGIGLVGIILIKILAPGFYAKQDIKTPVKIAIGVLVVTQLSNYVFVPLIGHAGLTLSIGVGACLNSLLLFIGLRRRGIYLPSAGWLRFFAQLAGASLVLAGAMHWFAISFDWTGLRAQPIERIALMAACLVLFAALYFGMLWVMGFKYAYFRRRAK; translated from the coding sequence ATGAATCTATTCCGAGCCCTGCTGACGGTCAGCGGCTTCACGCTGCTGTCGCGCGTGACCGGACTGGCCCGTGAGACGCTGATCGCCCGTGCGTTCGGCGCCAGTCAATATACCGACGCGTTCTACGTCGCTTTCCGCATACCGAACCTGCTGCGCCGCCTGTCCGCGGAAGGCGCGTTCTCGCAGGCGTTCGTGCCGATCCTTGCCGAGTTCAAGAACCAGCAGGGGCACGATGCGACGAAGGCGCTCGTCGACGCAATGTCCACCGTGCTCGCGTGGGCGCTCGCCGTGCTGTCGGTGGTCGGCATCGTCGGCGCCTCGTGGGTCGTGTTCGCGGTCGCGTCCGGGCTGCGCACCGACGGGCAGGCGTTCCCGCTCGCCGTCACGATGACGCGCATCATGTTCCCGTACATCGTGTTCATCTCGCTGACGACGCTCGCGTCCGGCGTGCTGAACACGTACAAGAGCTTCTCGCTGCCCGCGTTCGCGCCGGTGCTGCTCAACGTCGCGTTCATCGTCGCGGCGGTGTTCGTCGCGCCGCACCTGAAGGTGCCCGTGTACGCGCTCGCGTGGGCGGTCATCGCCGGCGGCGTGCTGCAGTTCCTGGTCCAGCTGCCCGGTCTGAAGAAGATCGACATGGTGCCGCTGATCGGGCTCAACCCGCTGCGCGCGCTGCGGCATCGCGGCGTGAAGCGCGTGCTCGCGAAGATGGTGCCGGCCACCTTCGCGGTGTCGGTCGCGCAGCTGTCCCTCATCATCAACACCAACATCGCGTCGCGGCTCGGGCAGGGGGCGGTGTCGTGGATCAACTACGCGGACCGGCTGATGGAGTTCCCGACCGCGCTGCTCGGCGTCGCGCTCGGCACGATCCTGCTGCCGAGCCTGTCGAAGGCGCACGTCGACGCGGACGCGACCGAGTATTCGGCGCTGCTCGACTGGGGGCTGCGCGTCACGTTCCTGCTCGCCGCGCCGAGCGCGCTCGCGCTGTTCTTCTTCGCGGCGCCGCTCACGGCGACGCTGTTCAATTACGGCAAGTTCGACGCGTTCACCGTGACGATGGTCGCTCGCGCGCTTGCGACCTACGGGATCGGTCTCGTCGGCATCATCCTGATCAAGATCCTCGCGCCGGGCTTCTACGCGAAGCAGGACATCAAGACGCCGGTGAAGATCGCGATCGGCGTGCTCGTGGTCACGCAGTTGTCGAACTACGTGTTCGTGCCGCTGATCGGCCACGCGGGCCTCACGCTGAGCATCGGCGTCGGCGCGTGCCTGAATTCGCTGCTGCTGTTCATCGGCCTGCGCCGGCGCGGCATCTACCTGCCGTCGGCGGGCTGGTTGCGCTTCTTCGCGCAGCTCGCCGGCGCATCGCTCGTGCTCGCGGGCGCGATGCACTGGTTCGCGATCAGCTTCGACTGGACCGGGCTGCGCGCGCAGCCGATCGAGCGCATCGCGCTGATGGCCGCGTGCCTCGTGCTGTTCGCTGCACTATATTTCGGTATGTTGTGGGTGATGGGCTTCAAATACGCTTACTTCAGAAGGCGCGCCAAGTGA
- the rpsT gene encoding 30S ribosomal protein S20 has protein sequence MANSAQARKRARQAAKANSHNSALRSKFRTAIKAVRKAVDAGDQAKAAELFKAAVKTIDTIADKKIVHKNKAARSKSRLAAAVKGLQAAA, from the coding sequence ATGGCTAACTCCGCACAAGCACGCAAGCGCGCCCGTCAGGCAGCGAAGGCAAACTCGCACAACTCGGCGCTGCGCTCGAAATTCCGTACCGCGATCAAGGCTGTTCGCAAGGCTGTCGACGCCGGCGACCAAGCCAAGGCTGCCGAGCTGTTCAAGGCTGCCGTGAAGACGATCGACACGATCGCCGACAAGAAGATCGTTCACAAGAACAAGGCCGCTCGCAGCAAGAGCCGCCTCGCCGCAGCCGTCAAGGGCCTGCAGGCAGCAGCGTAA
- a CDS encoding DUF3579 domain-containing protein, translated as MAETPPTEYFIQGITKDGKTFRPSDWSERLAGVMACFGPGASGPNARLKYSLYVRPTMLGGTKCVILDSRLRDVEPMAFDFVLSFAKDNNLVVTEACELPDYSEKK; from the coding sequence ATGGCTGAAACCCCTCCGACCGAATACTTCATTCAGGGCATCACGAAAGATGGGAAAACGTTTCGCCCGAGCGATTGGTCGGAGCGCCTCGCTGGCGTGATGGCATGTTTCGGGCCCGGTGCAAGCGGTCCGAATGCGCGGCTGAAGTATTCGCTGTACGTGCGTCCGACGATGCTGGGCGGCACGAAATGCGTGATTCTCGATTCCCGTCTGCGCGACGTCGAGCCAATGGCCTTCGATTTCGTGCTGTCCTTCGCAAAGGACAACAACCTCGTCGTCACCGAGGCGTGCGAGCTGCCCGACTACAGCGAAAAGAAGTAA
- the argF gene encoding ornithine carbamoyltransferase — protein sequence MTAKTIRHYLQFKDFSLEDYEYVLERTGILKRKFKNYETYHPLHDRTLAMIFEKSSTRTRLSFEAGIFQLGGHAVFMSTRDTQLGRGEPVEDSAQVISRMVDIIMIRTFEQEIIQRFAENSRVPVINGLTNEFHPCQVLADIFTYYEHRGPIAGKTVAWVGDANNMLYTWIQAAQILGFKLRLSTPPGYALDMKLVAPESAPFYEVFDDPNEACKGADLVTTDVWTSMGFEAENEARMQAFADWCVDEEMMGHANPDALFMHCLPAHRGEEVTAGVIDGPQSVVWDEAENRLHVQKALMEFLLLGQLKH from the coding sequence ATGACCGCCAAGACCATTCGTCACTACCTGCAGTTCAAGGATTTCTCGCTGGAAGACTACGAGTACGTGCTCGAACGCACGGGAATCCTGAAGCGCAAGTTCAAGAACTACGAGACCTATCACCCGCTGCACGACCGCACGCTCGCGATGATCTTCGAGAAGAGCTCGACGCGCACGCGCCTGTCGTTCGAGGCCGGCATCTTCCAGCTCGGCGGCCATGCCGTCTTCATGAGCACCCGCGACACGCAGCTCGGCCGCGGCGAACCGGTCGAAGATTCCGCGCAGGTGATCTCGCGGATGGTCGACATCATCATGATCCGCACGTTCGAGCAGGAGATCATCCAGCGCTTCGCCGAAAATTCGCGCGTGCCGGTGATCAACGGCCTGACCAACGAATTCCACCCGTGCCAGGTGCTCGCCGACATCTTCACCTACTACGAGCACCGCGGCCCGATCGCCGGCAAGACGGTCGCATGGGTCGGCGACGCGAACAACATGCTGTACACGTGGATCCAGGCTGCGCAAATCCTCGGCTTCAAGCTGCGCCTGTCGACGCCGCCGGGCTATGCGCTCGACATGAAGCTGGTCGCGCCGGAAAGCGCGCCGTTCTATGAAGTCTTCGACGATCCGAACGAAGCGTGCAAGGGCGCCGATCTCGTGACGACCGACGTGTGGACGAGCATGGGCTTCGAGGCCGAGAACGAGGCGCGCATGCAGGCGTTCGCCGACTGGTGCGTCGATGAGGAAATGATGGGCCACGCGAACCCCGACGCCCTCTTCATGCACTGCCTGCCCGCGCACCGCGGCGAGGAAGTGACGGCTGGCGTGATCGACGGCCCGCAAAGCGTGGTCTGGGACGAAGCGGAGAACCGCCTGCACGTGCAGAAGGCGCTGATGGAATTCCTGCTGCTCGGCCAGCTCAAGCACTGA
- a CDS encoding SRPBCC domain-containing protein produces the protein MSQAATFHLEMDRFIRASRERVFDAFTSETALAAWHCPRGMSVVEASADARVGGKYRIVMGGRDGSQHIAAGEYQKVDRVDFLAYTWAWEAGEMPSELKTLIEVTFTDQDGGTHLHMRHSGFPDERTRDSHMGGWQSVFNRLSDLLDPEGSAGTVRVFGDPRSTYVRTVRMALAEKGVAYALESLPPHSPEMLTHNPFGRIPAFADGPVEFYETRAILGYIDEAFDGPSLLPQWGVTAHARGEQWISLINCHAYDAMVRRYVLQYVFPKGENGQPDHAVIDAALPDIDKHLQVFDAAYGARDYLVGTALSMADLFLAPILAYVGMFAEGAELLKKYRNIERAQAAMRARPSFTATQPVTG, from the coding sequence ATGAGTCAAGCAGCGACGTTTCATCTGGAAATGGACCGCTTCATCCGCGCGTCGCGCGAACGTGTGTTCGACGCGTTCACCAGCGAGACCGCGCTGGCGGCCTGGCATTGTCCGCGCGGGATGAGCGTGGTCGAAGCGAGCGCCGACGCGCGGGTCGGCGGCAAGTACCGGATCGTGATGGGCGGGCGCGACGGCTCGCAGCACATCGCGGCAGGCGAATACCAGAAGGTCGACCGCGTCGATTTTCTGGCTTACACGTGGGCGTGGGAGGCGGGCGAGATGCCGTCCGAGCTCAAGACGCTGATCGAGGTCACGTTCACCGACCAGGACGGCGGCACGCACTTGCACATGCGTCACAGCGGTTTTCCGGACGAGCGGACGCGCGATTCGCACATGGGCGGCTGGCAGTCGGTGTTCAACCGGCTCAGCGACCTGCTGGACCCGGAAGGCAGCGCGGGAACGGTGCGCGTGTTCGGCGATCCGCGCAGCACGTATGTCCGCACGGTGCGGATGGCGCTCGCGGAGAAGGGCGTCGCCTATGCACTCGAATCGCTGCCGCCGCATTCGCCGGAAATGCTCACGCACAACCCGTTCGGCCGCATTCCGGCCTTTGCTGACGGGCCGGTCGAGTTCTATGAAACCCGGGCGATCCTCGGCTACATCGACGAAGCGTTCGACGGCCCGAGCCTGCTGCCGCAATGGGGCGTGACCGCGCACGCGCGCGGCGAGCAGTGGATCAGCCTGATCAATTGCCATGCGTACGACGCGATGGTGCGCCGCTACGTGCTGCAGTACGTGTTTCCGAAGGGCGAGAACGGCCAGCCCGATCACGCGGTGATCGACGCTGCGCTGCCCGACATCGACAAGCATCTGCAGGTGTTCGATGCGGCGTACGGCGCGCGCGACTATCTGGTCGGTACGGCGCTGTCGATGGCGGACCTGTTCCTCGCGCCGATCCTCGCTTACGTCGGCATGTTTGCCGAGGGCGCCGAGCTGTTGAAGAAGTATCGCAACATCGAGCGTGCGCAGGCGGCGATGCGGGCGCGGCCGAGCTTCACCGCCACGCAGCCCGTGACGGGTTGA